ttgctgcgcacgggctttctctaattgcggcgagcaggggctactcttcattgcggtgcgcgggattctccttgcggtggcttctcttgttgcagagcacaggttctaggcacgtgggcttcagtagtgtggcttgcgggccctagagcgcaggctcagcagttgtggcgcacgggcttagttgctctgcggcatgtgggatcttcccggaccagggctcgaacccatgtcccctgcatgggcaggtggattcttaaccactgcgtcaccagggaagtccctgagaacAATCATTATCCCTACCTTCTGACACATTTCTTGGCCCCCAGGGGACTCGTGGAGCGTCTGGAGAATGACACGCTGCTGGTAGTGACTGGGGACCATGGGATGACCACGAGTGGGAACCATGGAGGGGACAGTGAGCTGGAGACCTCAGCTGCACTTTTTCTGTATAGTCCCACAGCCCTCTTCCCCAGCACCCCACCAGAGGTGAGGCCTGAGCTGTGCTTTGTGTGGTTTCCCGCTATTCAGTCCGCATCATAATTGTAGTATCCTCGTGGATCCCTCCATTTTAAGCCCCCAAATTCATAACCCTGGGCATCCCCCATTCTTATTTCCTACCTAGGCCCCTATGTCTTCCATCCTAAACAACTGACCTCAGCTTTTTGTTGAACCCGTTGACCCCTGTCCTTGTTCTCTAGGAGCCAGAGGTAATTCCTCAAATCAGCCTTGTGCCTACGCTGGCCCTGCTGTTGGGCCTGCCCATCCCATTTGGGAACATCGGGGAGGTGATAGCTGAGGTCTTCTCGGAGGTCGAAGACTCCCAGCCTCACTCTTCTACTCTggcccaagcctcagctctccatctcaatgccCAGCAGGTAGGTAATGGGCTGGGCTTCAGGTGACAGAGTTAGGTTGAGCATGGGAGAAGCATAATGACCCACTCTGTTGTCCTTTGTTCAGTCTTAATATCACATTCCATAGCCAAGTACGCCCTCTCTCCCTGTCCTGGATGGAGTTTGGGTCCCTGATTTCTAGGTACCCCACATGGTAATACTTGTCCTTGTCTGTGTCCCAGTTCACGTCTCTGATCTTTTCTGCCAGGTGTCCCGATTTCTTCACACCTACTCAACTGCTGCTCAGGACCTCCAAGTTAAGGAGCTTCATCGACTGCAGAACCTCTTCTCCAAAGCTTCTGCTGACTACCAGCGGCTTCTGCAGAGCCCCCAGGGGGCTGAGGCAGCACTACAGACTGTGATTACTGAGCTGCAGCAGTTCCTGCGGGGAGTTCGGGCCATGTGCATTGAGTCTTGGGCTCGTTTTTCTCTGGTCCGCATGGCAGGGGGTGCTGCTCTCTTGGCTGCTACCTGCTTTCTTTGCCTACTGGTATCCCAGTGGGCAGCATCCCCAGGCTTCTATTTCCGCCCTCTCCTAATACCCATGGCCTGGGGTTTGACTGGAGCCTTAGTGTGTGCTGGACTCCTGGCAACTACTGGGCTGAAGCTGGATTCAGTGGTTCTAGGGGCCATGGCTGCAGTGGGCTCACTTCTGCCTTTTCTGTGGAAAGCCTGGGCTAGCTGGGGAGCTAAGAGGCCCCTGGCAGCCCTGCTTCCCATGCCTGGGCCTGTCCTGTTACTCCTGCTCATTCGCTTTGCTggtttcttctctgatagctttGTTATAGCCGAGGCCAGGGCCGCCCCCTTCCTTTTGATCTCACTTATCTTGCTCCTGGTTGCCCAGCTTCACTGGGAGGGCAAGCTGCTGCCACCTAAGCTACTCACAATACCTCGCCTTGGCTTTCTGACCCCAGCAGGCCCCCCACGTCACAATGGCACGCATGCCCTGGGGCTTGGAGTTGGGTTGCTTTTATGTATAAGGCTAGCTGGGCTTTTTCATCGCTGCCCTGAAGAGACGCCTGCTTGCAGCTCCTCTCCCTGGCTGAGTCCCCTGGCATCCATGGTGGGTGGTCGAGCCAAGAATGTGTGGTATGGAGCTTGTGTGGGGGCGCTGGCGGCCCTGTTAGCTGCCGTGCGCCTGTGGCTTCGCCGCTATGGTAATCTCAAGAGTCCTGAGCCCCCTGTGCTCTTTGTGCGCTGGGGGCTGCCGCTGATGGGACTAGGCACTGCCGCCTACTGGGCCTTGGCATCAGGGGCGGATGAAGCACCCCCACGTCTCCGGGCCCTGGTCGCTGGGGCATCAGTTATGTTACCTAGGGCTGTGGCCGGGTTGGCTGCTTCAGGGCTCATGCTGCTGCTCTGGAGGCCTGTGACGGTGCTGGTGAAAGCTGCAGCGGGTGCTCCACGGACCAGGACTGTCCTCACTCCCTTCTCAGGCCCCCCCACTTCTCAGGCTGACCTGGATTATGTGGTTCCTCAAATCTACCGACACATGCAGGAGGAGTTCCGGGGCCGGCTAGAGAGGACCAAATCTCAGGGCCCCCTGACGGTGGCCGCCTATCAGTTGGGGAGTGTCTACTCGGCTGCTATGGTCACGGCCCTCACCCTCTTGGCCTTTCCACTTCTGCTATTGCATGCAGAGCGCATTAGCCTTGTGTTCCTGCTTCTGTTTCTGCAGAGCTTCCTTCTCCTGCATCTGCTTGCTGCTGGGATACCCATCACCACCCCTGGTAAATACATATCTCAGCCCTGATTCATCCAAGGACAGTAGTGATGTGAATTCAGCCCCTCTTATTTTCAGGGAGGTGTTGCTCCTCAGGTTCTTCACCTTGATACAGGGTCTCACGCCCCAACAGTTGAGAGGGTCTTCCTGATGTCCTGTCTCTTATCTGCTGTAGCCAAGCTAATTGATCCCTCCCATTGGCTTTCAGGGCCAGCAGGGTTCATGGAGGAGGGAGACAAACAGTACTTCAAGACTCAATTCTTAATGGAAATGTTACATCCTCGTGAGCACATTTCCTGATTCTCCAGTGATGAGAGTGGTGAATTGAGCATATTCACCACTCATAGTGAGCTGTGTGTATATGAGAGAAAGAGGCTGACCACAGATTAGAGCAGTGGGGCTTTGTGCCACGGAGGGAATAACAGAGTGTTGACTGTTAGAAGCTTGGGGTGATGGGCATGCTCGTGTGTAAGAGACAGCACTGAGGTCGTAGGTGTATATGATCTTGGGGCAGTGGGCTGTGGGTTAGGGAGTGGGATGTAACTGTAAAGAGGCATATCTCTTCCTCCAGGTCCTTTTACTGTGCCTTGGCAGGCAGTTTCTGCTTGGGCCTTCATGGCAACACAGACCTTCTATTCCACGGGTCACCAGCCCGTCTTTCCAGCTATCCATTGGCATGCTGCCTTCGTGGGAGTCCCAGAGGGCCATGACTTTACCTGGCTGTCTGCTTTGCTGGTGGGAACCAACACCTTTGCCTCCCATATCCTCTTTGCAGGTAACTCCTCATTCCTCCCTTGCTTCCATTGTTTACTCTGGCTTCgtggaaggaaaggaaacccCAGGATTTGAGTGGGGAAATGTGATTTTGTTAGATCTTTGGCACCCCTTGGCCTTTGCTAATTGGAGGCTGAGCCAACTAGGGTAGTTGGGGGCCACGGTGGCCTGGTCCCTGGGTCCTCCATTGATTCTAGCCCTGCCTTCCTCTGAGGCAGTAGGTTGCCCATTGCTCCTGCTCTGGCCCTTTCTCTGTGAGAGTCAAGGGCCCCGGAAGAGGCGGCAGCCCCCAGGGAATGAAGCTGAGGCCAGAGTCAggcctgaggaggaggaggagccacTGATGGAGATGCGGCTCCGGGACGCACCTCACCACTTCAATGCAGCGCTGCTGCAGCTGGGCCTCAAGTACCTCTTTGTCCTTGGTATTCAGGTGGGTGCAGGGGAGAGATCATGGAGTTAGTGATCTTTTCTCATGCTGTACATCACATTCTTTCACACTTTGCCAAAACCCTAGGAGAGAGCCTTGACTGAGGTATAGATAAGTGAAGTGATTGCCCAAAGGCCAGTGGCCTCAAATGGCAGTATTAAGACTTGAACCTGGGTCTCCTTCATCCTAGTCTTGGATTGTTTCCTCTCTACAAGCTAGATCTGGACCTGATGGTTTCATCTGGGGATTACTCCATTAGTGGACAGACTGGAAAATCTGAGGTGATGGCCAGGATTCTTTCCCAATCTGTGATCATTGATCTTCCTTTCCTTCAGAGGCAGAAGGTGTGACTCTGACATTCCCTCCaccctgggaggcagagcctgaGTGTCAGCAGCACAGATGAATAgtgcttgcccaaggtcacactgcaagTCGTGGCTGGGCCAGGAAAAGAATTAGGTCTCCTAACTCCTAACCCAGGGTTTTTTTCCACTGACACACActactttccttccccttccattCTTCACAGGGACCTGCAGCAATTCTCTATACGAcctgcttcctcctccccttccttaaTAACTTgacctctcctctcttcccttagATTTTGGCCTGTGCCTTGGCAGCCTCCATCCTCCGCAGGCATCTCATGGTCTGGAAGGTGTTTGCCCCCAAGTGAGTGGATTTGCTTGAGAAGTATTGGTGTGGGGGAGGGTGAAGCTTGGAGCAAACAATGAACATTCAGAGTGGACAAGGTTTTGCCTCAGCAGGGAAAAGGCTCTAGACCTCCTGTCTGTGTCCTTT
This region of Delphinus delphis chromosome 6, mDelDel1.2, whole genome shotgun sequence genomic DNA includes:
- the PIGO gene encoding GPI ethanolamine phosphate transferase 3 isoform X1, with translation MRKISVLLFLAWVGFLFYAGIALFTSGFLLTRLELTNHSSCQEPPGPGSLPWGSRGEPGACWMASRFSRLVLVLIDALRFDFAQPQLSHVSGEPPTSLPFLGKLGFLQRILEIQPHHARLYQSKVDPPTTTMQRLKALTTGSLPTFIDAGSNFASYAIAEDNLVKQLTSTGRRVVFMGDETWNDLFPGAFSQAFFFPSFDVRDLHTVDNGILEHLYPIMDSGEWDVLITHFLGVDHCGHKHGPHHPEMAKKLSQMDQVIQGLVERLENDTLLVVTGDHGMTTSGNHGGDSELETSAALFLYSPTALFPSTPPEEPEVIPQISLVPTLALLLGLPIPFGNIGEVIAEVFSEVEDSQPHSSTLAQASALHLNAQQVSRFLHTYSTAAQDLQVKELHRLQNLFSKASADYQRLLQSPQGAEAALQTVITELQQFLRGVRAMCIESWARFSLVRMAGGAALLAATCFLCLLVSQWAASPGFYFRPLLIPMAWGLTGALVCAGLLATTGLKLDSVVLGAMAAVGSLLPFLWKAWASWGAKRPLAALLPMPGPVLLLLLIRFAGFFSDSFVIAEARAAPFLLISLILLLVAQLHWEGKLLPPKLLTIPRLGFLTPAGPPRHNGTHALGLGVGLLLCIRLAGLFHRCPEETPACSSSPWLSPLASMVGGRAKNVWYGACVGALAALLAAVRLWLRRYGNLKSPEPPVLFVRWGLPLMGLGTAAYWALASGADEAPPRLRALVAGASVMLPRAVAGLAASGLMLLLWRPVTVLVKAAAGAPRTRTVLTPFSGPPTSQADLDYVVPQIYRHMQEEFRGRLERTKSQGPLTVAAYQLGSVYSAAMVTALTLLAFPLLLLHAERISLVFLLLFLQSFLLLHLLAAGIPITTPGPFTVPWQAVSAWAFMATQTFYSTGHQPVFPAIHWHAAFVGVPEGHDFTWLSALLVGTNTFASHILFAVGCPLLLLWPFLCESQGPRKRRQPPGNEAEARVRPEEEEEPLMEMRLRDAPHHFNAALLQLGLKYLFVLGIQILACALAASILRRHLMVWKVFAPKFIFEAVGFIVSSVGLCLGIALVMRVDGAVSSWFRQLVLAQQKAGEQSSLVYTGAGSSAREAQSHLLPPCSQDLLASGTSLFYNSKS
- the PIGO gene encoding GPI ethanolamine phosphate transferase 3 isoform X2 produces the protein MRKISVLLFLAWVGFLFYAGIALFTSGFLLTRLELTNHSSCQEPPGPGSLPWGSRGEPGACWMASRFSRLVLVLIDALRFDFAQPQLSHVSGEPPTSLPFLGKLGFLQRILEIQPHHARLYQSKVDPPTTTMQRLKALTTGSLPTFIDAGSNFASYAIAEDNLVKQLTSTGRRVVFMGDETWNDLFPGAFSQAFFFPSFDVRDLHTVDNGILEHLYPIMDSGEWDVLITHFLGVDHCGHKHGPHHPEMAKKLSQMDQVIQGLVERLENDTLLVVTGDHGMTTSGNHGGDSELETSAALFLYSPTALFPSTPPEEPEVIPQISLVPTLALLLGLPIPFGNIGEVIAEVFSEVEDSQPHSSTLAQASALHLNAQQVSRFLHTYSTAAQDLQVKELHRLQNLFSKASADYQRLLQSPQGAEAALQTVITELQQFLRGVRAMCIESWARFSLVRMAGGAALLAATCFLCLLVSQWAASPGFYFRPLLIPMAWGLTGALVCAGLLATTGLKLDSVVLGAMAAVGSLLPFLWKAWASWGAKRPLAALLPMPGPVLLLLLIRFAGFFSDSFVIAEARAAPFLLISLILLLVAQLHWEGKLLPPKLLTIPRLGFLTPAGPPRHNGTHALGLGVGLLLCIRLAGLFHRCPEETPACSSSPWLSPLASMVGGRAKNVWYGACVGALAALLAAVRLWLRRYGNLKSPEPPVLFVRWGLPLMGLGTAAYWALASGADEAPPRLRALVAGASVMLPRAVAGLAASGLMLLLWRPVTVLVKAAAGAPRTRTVLTPFSGPPTSQADLDYVVPQIYRHMQEEFRGRLERTKSQGPLTVAAYQLGSVYSAAMVTALTLLAFPLLLLHAERISLVFLLLFLQSFLLLHLLAAGIPITTPGPFTVPWQAVSAWAFMATQTFYSTGHQPVFPAIHWHAAFVGVPEGHDFTWLSALLVGTNTFASHILFADFGLCLGSLHPPQASHGLEGVCPQVHF